The nucleotide sequence TTTGTTGTAATGGCAAATATTTAGGAAAGAAGAGCAGCACTCTTCCATCTGCTCAATAGCATTGATATAGCAAGATCAAGAAAATGGCTGTAATAATCTCCATCATAAGAAACAATTAACTATGCTGATAAAATACCAGACAGTTGGCAACCCTACTTGGAACTTGGTTGAGATATATGAGTCAGTTCATTGAAGGAATGACTTCCATTGTGGTGGTTGTTAGGCTGTGTGACTTTTTACTTTTTGCACATGCATGAGAGCACCTAATTTATGGTTGAAGCCAAAATTTTTGGTGAACTACatttcttagttttaaaatatgtctTCTGAAATTGAAGATACCCTGATGTAGTAGAAGGAGCACTGACCTGGATTTTAGTCCTTATTCTGCTACTTATTAATTATATGTGATGTTTGGCAAATCATTCCACCTTGGAGGCTCCAGTTCTCTTCAACTTTAAGTTAGGCATAGTAGCATATTACCTGTGACTTGTTGCAAGGATTAAATGaggttatattaattataatgcACTATATGATAACACTTATTAACTTTagaatttgcaaagcactttatatacgtATGTTCTCGTTTGATCCTGGCAAATAACTCTTGTATGCATATTGTATCCCTccactagaatgtaaacttcttgagaatagGAATTGCTATATGCACGTAGCAAACATTATAAAAGTTTGTGTGAATTTAACCTTATGAGGTATGTGCTGCGAAGAATCTTCCCATTTTAAAGTGCAGAACCCTGGCGCTcaaaagagattaagtaacttgcccttgATTTCCCTTTAGTAGCTAAACACCCAACAAGGTATTGAAATGAAAAAGCTAGAAGAGATAGGTCCTAAATATGTCTCAAAATCACaggtattttcttttatttttggattATGAATTGCAAGCATCTTTTTTTCATAGCCCATACTTCCCTTATACaactttttattttctgatttagAAAATTTATTAGCACACTAATATACTATACAATAAAATTAACATAATAATTAGAAGCTTTTTTAAGTAGGTTAGCtatagaaaaacaatttatatttgtagcatttgtcacAAACTATTAGTACTGAGATAATAAATCATGTCAGAtcactttttattgtttttcagggTGACCTGGATCCTTTGGCAACTCTCAAATCATTGACTTATCTGAGGTATGGAATCATTTCATGTAACCCACCAAAAATAACAAACCTAACACTTGACAAACCTACCAGGATTTAGAATCATAGATGTTGGAGAGCTTATAATTCTGGCTTCCTCTTTTCCAAACCCTTCCTTTTACAGTTGAATCTAAAAGAGATTTGACTTAAAATCAAATTAGCTAGCCATTGGTGGTTATTTTGGGCTTTTTGATCTTACCAAGTTCAGCTTTGCCTTCAAAATCCTCTGAAAGAAATCCGATAAtgggaaaaaggaattttgaagCAAAATTTAAAATCTGACCCTCCCTtcgtattttccttttttatggaGTTAGTTTTCCTTGGCCATCAGGTAATATCTATTACATTAAGATATGGAAAGAATAGTTAAAACTTCATGAATTCAaaattgtgaattttaaaaatccatttactGGGCTTTCCTTTGAATGCTATTGCTTTGGATAAGATTAGAGAAAATGCTGTTTCCCTTTCCTTGTAGTATTTTGAGAAATCCTGTAACAAATAAGAAACATTATCGACTATATGTAATCCATAAAGTCCCACAAGTCAGAGTATTGGATTTCCAGAAAGTGAAACTAAAAGtaagtatttctatttttttctgttatgcAAATTAGAGTCCAGTTTCTGGTTTTAGTGGATGCATGCTTGTATTTGCTGTTTTAGTATATTTTCTGTTATGTTTTAATGAGAACCATGGAAGATAAGCCTgaaactaaaaacaaataaattttattcattttcatttgtagCAAAATTTGCTATAGACTTTTGTGTATCTGTTAAAACCCTGGTATATGCTATTATACTCTATATGAAGGAATGACCATGGCCCAAATGATGACCCACACACAAGATATGTACTATTTGATTGGGAAGTCCTTCCTCAGAGAACAGCATtagtgaaaacaaaattagagtgtctccttttgatttcaaaattgaTTCTCAAAATTTGGTCTTTTTACATTGACTCTCTTTACCACCCTAAAGTTTTTCAGGGagattttcttcagtattttctgAGGAATACATCAAAATGCATGTGGTGTTCCTGTTTACATTAACTCTGTATGTGGTATCGCTGTAGGAGCGTCAGGAGGCAGAGAAAATGTTCAAGGGCAAACGGGGTGCACAGCTTGCAAAGGATATTGCCAGGAGAACCAAAACGTAAGACACAGATACACAACTTAAATGGGGTTCACCTTCAGAAACACCACTTGTTTTGCAGTTTGCAgcctacaaaataaaaatgaattaacagTATTAGTGACCACTGTAATGCTCCATAAGTTCTCTTGGTTCATGACTTGACTTACTGACTCCTTGCAACATACcaaattttttctaaattagCAAAGCAGACAAAATAGCATTTTATCTGCTTTCTCCATAGGGAGGTAAACTGTAATGGTGTTTCTGAAGGAGAGAGAATTCTTGTATCAGTTTGTTAACAAAGATAAGATACTACACTGGTTGATTTACTTTCAAAACTTTGAAAGTAAAAGAGAAGCATTTTCCTTTGGTCTAGATTTAActtcatattcctttttttctttttaagttttaatcCAGGTGCTGGTTTGCCaactgacaaaaagaaaggtgGTCCTTCTCCGGGAGATGTAGAAGCAATTAAGGTAATATATTGAGGGAATATTATTGATAGAGTTTCAAGATAGAATGTAGCAGATTAGATATGaaactttattaattcttttatgttcaaaaatgagaatattacaGAATCTTACTATAGTTTTTAGACTTGATTAAGgaaaattactcttttttttttttcacagcccATTATTTTGACTTGAGAGCCTCGTCTTGAATTTGTTCTGTCTGGGATCTGTCATTTTCCTAGACTACTGGCTGTCTTTTATTATGGAGGGACTTTTTGCAGTAAACATCCCTGATCTATTCTTTAAGAGACTGGAACAAATACTTTTGTTTTAAAagcctttttatttaaaatctttggtATGTCCTATAGGTGTCAAACTTTGGGTCTATAAACTCCAGAGTGCAGGCCAAaccacattaaaatataattgagaataTTTAATTTGCAATTTCCTAATTGTATGTGACCTGTAAGGAtctgtttctttttgagtttgacaccactggtgtaTCCAGTAGCCAGTCTTATATGCCTGATTAATGGGAAGATAGAActgaaattgtttttgttttttaatccttaccttctatcttataatcaatatcagttccaaggcagaagaacagaaaagacTAGGCAAGTGTCTTGCTTGGGGGttgcacaactaggaagtatctgaagctagatagGAAGCCAGGGCCTCccctctccaagcctggctctcttctgagccatctagcttccctttTGACTATTTTttggctatagatatttttaagattttagtttaaagaataaattggacatttcattttgcttttccttctagAATGCTATTGCTAATGCATCTACTCTGGCTGAAGTGGAGCGACTGAAGGGATTATTACAGTCTGGTCAGATACCTGGCAGAGAACGCAAATCAGGTTTCTAAAACTCATTTTCTCATACTACAAATATTGTACTCCTATAACTAGTTAAAATGTTGATGGCAAAGATGTTTTAAAATCCATAAAGGCAttaattgataaagaaaattaaaaataataggatATTTAATATCTGTTTAAAGATTAGAATTATTTTCATTGCTAAAGTAGAAGAGGAAAGGACCAATATGAAGGGATTCCAGAGATAACCATCAGATTATATAAAAGTGATTCACTTAGTCATTTAATTACTATTAAGTAAGTATTTTATGATTCATTTCTCTTGAAATATTATACGAGGTAAGTACATTGATGATACATTTCATAGGCACCTCTCTCCATTGTTTGCTGTTTATTTAGAATTGTCCATTAGCCAGCTATCTTTTTTCTTGATGTACTAGGGTTCTAAAAGGTGTGTGGCCTTTATTCCATTGGAGAAGCAATAGATTTCCCAGCCAAACTCATTAGTTTATCTAGACttagaaaattatataatttaaagacAATGCCCCTGTTATCAGTTGCTGGTTGGACTTAGGTTGAAGTTAAGGGGTATACTGCATTAATTACCACTtttgataaaaaaatattttgtttagtttcagtatacagtgatccctcacctatctcaggagttacattccagagacccccgtgataggtgaaaatccatgaagtatagtcactgagccaatcagcacccaggatacagaacacagctgTGGTTGGTCACCCCTTTAATTCTATCAACCAATAGTGTACCATGTATACTCTCATGTTGACAAACTTGGTAGTGGTGTACTGTATTTCCATTTTGTACAGTACAGtgttcatccacaaaatcccacaatatagcaaaaactccataATACAGAATTAGATGTATTTTTTGTAAAAACCCATGAAAAAAATAGGGAAGCCATGATAAATGAACCATGAAGTAGTGAGGGACAACTGTACAACAAAAATTCAAATTCGCtgtcctcttccccccccccccacaaaatgATTATTGTGTGTCATTTTTCACATTGTACTACACAGTAATATGATTTGTGAGAGAATGGAATGCTTTCATTCACATAAGAATCTGCTAAGATTGATAATGACATTTTCTTTCTAGGACCCGCAGATGATGgagaagaagagatggaagaagacACAGTTGCTAATGGATCTTGAATTTGTGTTTAAGAATCTTTGTAGTATATGTAGAATGTCAGTGCCTCTTAAACcaagaggttttttgtttgtttgggggttggggggaaggcaGGTTGTCATGGAATAAGTTAATATACTTGTTCCTTGCAGCAGAGAAGAGTTCACAGAATTTCTGAAATGTTTGAAAATGCCAATGTAaatttttaatgtacattttgaaattgaataaacttttctatGATGGTAAGAATAAGGTTTCGTCTGTTtagtaatataattaattaaaataaatattgctgGTCTTGAATTGGTAGGTAGAGTTTTCTATTTTCTGGGATGGGTAGGTCCATAAAACATGAGGCTGAaatcaatttgttgttttttatttgaaaatgactAGTAAAAAGtctggaaatattttattttctctttagttAATTTTCTTAGAGAACAGAGTGACAATCCAAAGAGTTGCATTAGGCAccattaattaactaaataaataaccTCTCCTTATTTACCATTGCTTTTaaggaataaaatgtaattttataaaCAATTACTGATTACAAACAAAAGATGGAGTTCTAGCCTATGAGATTAAACTAGATTCCTCCAAATCATTTAATTAACATTGCATTAGCACACAATATATTCTAAAATCATGCTATATCTGTGGTTAATTGGAAATTACCAGAGGTAGGGCATGGTATAGAGACTGATATGTGGTATGAAGGCCTAGCACTCCCCACCTCCTATTCCTAAATATAAGATAAAAGTTTATCTATCAGAATCTGATACCCAAAGGTAGTCCAAGCTTTTGCTGGAGAAAGAGGAGAATAGGATGTTAGTGAAGATATAGCAGGGGCAAAGAGGAGGCTATAGGTTACTTGTGGATGTAGAATTGTTCAGGTTGGACTGAAGgaccttagagataccttccctttATAATTCACAATCATACAACAAATAATGCCATTGTCATTGGCTCTGTATTACTGAGACCATAGGTTCTCAATCTTAACCAATTTTCAGCACTGATGGCTCCAGTCTGCTATACCACTCTTAATAAGCCAAACTACCAGAGACCATGGGTATTGAGTAAGATCAAGGGGGAAGAATAGTGGTCAGGAAAAAGGGTATTTTGGTTTGAAAAGTTACAGGGGTAGTGAATGGAGCCCAAGGAGAGTAGGTTGACATttcctttccagaagcaatggcAATTTAGGCTTGATTATGGTTTATTGTCTCCTTTTTACATCTTGCTTCCAAACTAGTCAACATTGTCCTGGctttggaatggtttgtcattagACTCTCCAATTACTCAATGTCCTTGTGATTTCTCAGGCCATAACTTCCCTGgccactgcccccccccccccatatttgttgttcatttttaaaatattagctcTTGGAAAGCAAGAACTATCTcatttttgtatatatctctAGCAGTTAGCACAATTGTTGTAATACATagtaagcattcaataaatactatttatttacCTGGAGGTAAAGTTTCTAGCTCCTAAGGTTGGAGTCCACTAACCTAGAATCCCTTTTTGGTATAGACTGACGACTATCATTAGTAGATGGGAATTGCCCCCAGTCCCCCAAATCTTTCCAtcatataaatgaaaaatctCTTCAGTTGCAACTGGGTAACTAGGTGTTACACAGTGTaggagtttaaatttaggttttatgctaaatgaGAGTTACAAAGTAATTTAGTGGTTGccgattttaaaatatttgcttaatTCAAAATGActgctttatttacaaagaggtggaaagattGAAAGTGTAAatgtagatagattcctaacaAACCTACCAGCCTTCCTCCAGTGATGTTTGGCTCAGCCCTGGTAGGGGCTTCCCCAAGACTGTCTCCATGgggatttcccagtaatcctcaacTAGATGTCCttgtggtgtcttcagccagggttccaccaattcaacctcctccaaagccaaCGTAGGAATCTCAGCCACTTACCAAGCAAGttgatgcaggatccagggaaaaaatCTCCTTCAAGTCAGGAAAGGAATCttcagaaccaatctctccaaaaaccaggaagagaatgaatgctagaccatgctggtctcttttatgcttctttccccacatcacttcctgtcactcccccttTGCAAAAACtgatggcagtctttcaatttgcctagccatgcccaagtgtgtgtgtgtgggggggggggggggtgggcagtggcctttggatGTAAGTTTACTCTTGTGACTcctgaactctcatacttaatggtaagtaggggtacttaagttcttgatttgattggctaaaaatagacaagaggagagttaatcctatcttcatgtTGGTAAGCAAAATCAGCCAGAGTAGAAATAGCTCTCATAAACCCTTTCTGGGGAAATCTAGGGCTTTTATACTGGATATTAAATCATTAATGAATGCCCCACTACTAGAAAAGAGGAACTAATTTTCAAAGTTGTATTACCTAGGTTTTACAAAATAAGTAGCCTATCCATTACTAGTAACAAAGTCAGGCCTAGAACCCAGgctttctaattccaaattaaGCCCTCTTTCTAAGACACCATATTGATACTATCTACAGCTTTACTTTGGAAGTATACTCCACTTCCCCTATAATCTTGCTTTGCCTCCATTCAcaaccctctctctccatcccctttCCAACGCTATAACCATAATGGGATAAATACAGTTTTTGCTACCAGAAAGTCTGTATTAATTTAATCCAGTTACCATACCATTAAATTTGCACACTAAAATGCCCCTTGCTGGCCACCACTATTTAATCTATGTTATTAAATGGCTCCtagtaaactccttaagggcagggattatttttactttgtagTAGTATCCTTAGTGTGTAGTACtatgcttagcatatagtaaatacttaataaatggctTTTTAATCTATACCTATAGGTGCCCTATTACTCTAGTGGTAAATGTAAACAACCAGTTTTCCAAACAAATGTACCcactacacatttttaaagtttaatctacattttaaacattttctccatcacttaagcctagataatcaacaaaacaactcaaaccctgatttgtaggtTTGTTGATTTCTGAGAAGTTTAGGAGCAATCCAGAGTTTGTTAGAGCTGGTTCCACTACACCCCTGTCTATATACAACAGCTGAACCTATAAAGTTTTAAGTCACCTTAAGGTAAAGTGGCAAGCTCTTTATAGAATTGTCCAGTTTAATTGGGAGTACAATACAAGTAGAAAATGCAGACCCTTGGAATcagtgacctgggttcaaattcctactgaggatcatttcctttttcacctTAGGTAAGTTAGTAACCTTTGTGGGTTTCAGCTTCCTAGACTGGAAAATGAGTGAGTTGAAAACTGTACTAGATGATCTTAGTCTCtaattctaaagctatgatccagATTTCCACCTCAAGGAGGTCCCCTTTAGATCTGGATCAATGATTCCATGCTCTCATTAGGTAGTGTGCCCTTCAAAGTGCATTTATTGagaatttactatgtgctaggcttaGGCATTTGAcctcaaaaaatggaaaagtcccTACCTATGAGATATTTACTTTCTCCTGAGGGGAAATGTACATCAGAATTTAAATGTGAAAAAGCAAATTATTTCCTTTAGGACATAATTGGCATAGGATTTCTAGGAAGTGGTGTTTTGAATGGATGACCTTTGAAGGGATTTCTGATacagctttaagatttgcaaagcattttacat is from Gracilinanus agilis isolate LMUSP501 chromosome 2, AgileGrace, whole genome shotgun sequence and encodes:
- the SNRPA1 gene encoding U2 small nuclear ribonucleoprotein A' — its product is MVKLTAELIEQAAQYTNAVRDRELDLRGYKIPVIENLGATLDQFDAIDFSDNEIRKLDGFPLLKRLKTLLVNNNRICRIGEGLDQALPSLRELILTNNSIVELGDLDPLATLKSLTYLSILRNPVTNKKHYRLYVIHKVPQVRVLDFQKVKLKERQEAEKMFKGKRGAQLAKDIARRTKTFNPGAGLPTDKKKGGPSPGDVEAIKNAIANASTLAEVERLKGLLQSGQIPGRERKSGPADDGEEEMEEDTVANGS